A region of Halictus rubicundus isolate RS-2024b chromosome 17, iyHalRubi1_principal, whole genome shotgun sequence DNA encodes the following proteins:
- the LOC143362391 gene encoding protein BCCIP homolog codes for MAAPVKKRDIQRNTEDRSSDDDDLNSSNSEGNEQDTVGVKGMKIQVDLEGRIPLDPDYHGIKTLLQQLFLKAHVDLGELTDLIISQNYVGTVVKQSDNIEDSDDEESDDDINNVFGVTTVINLSSGQNHACVQQLRELLTQLANEHATDTINAIIKRGLETDSQALGLLINERFVNIPAQISVPLLEDLTSEIERAANKKMPFRFNYYVMICKLYKTENSKLGKKSKSKKKSGAEEPLILWSNPEEEIFAEEATFSFEMSVEKESDSGLSGSWTETDNEMVPYRRVLLFEASKLQPIIDKIKLQLSLLE; via the exons ATGGCTGCTCCGGTGAAAAAACGTGATATTCAACGAAATACCGAGGACAGGAGTAGCGACGACGATGATCTCAATTCATCTAACAGCGAGGGCAACGAACAGGACACAGTGGGGGTAAAG GGAATGAAAATACAAGTGGACTTGGAGGGTAGAATCCCGTTAGACCCAGACTACCATGGGATTAAAACGCTTTTACAACAGCTGTTTCTGAAAGCACACGTTGATTTAGGTGAACTCACAGATTTAATTATTTCTCAAAACTATGTGGGTACTGTTGTCAAACAATCGGACAACATAGAAGACTCAGACGACGAAGAAAGTGATGACGATATTAACAATGTATTCGGTGTTACTACAGTAATTAATTTGTCCAGTGGACAG AATCACGCCTGTGTCCAACAACTCAGGGAATTATTGACACAGCTAGCCAACGAGCATGCGACAGACACAATCAACGCTATTATAAAACGAGGCCTCGAGACAGACTCTCAAGCACTAGGTTTATTAATCAACGAAAGATTCGTGAACATTCCCGCGCAAATCTCGGTGCCACTTTTAGAAGACTTAACTTCTGAGATAGAGAGAGCAGCCAATAAGAAGATGCCGTTTCGTTTCAATTACTACGTGATGATTTGCAAGTTGTACAAAACGGAGAACTCGAAACTCGGGAAGAAATCGAAGAGCAAAAAGAAAAGCGGCGCGGAGGAGCCGTTGATATTATGGAGCAATCCGGAGGAGGAGATTTTTGCGGAGGAAGCAACGTTCAGCTTCGAGATGTCCGTGGAAAAGGAATCGGACAGTGGTTTGTCGGGTTCGTGGACCGAAACAGACAATGAAATGGTTCCTTACAGAAGGGTGTTATTGTTCGAAGCGTCCAAACTGCAGCCGATTATCGATAAAATCAAATTGCAGTTGTCCCTTTTGGAATGA
- the LOC143362390 gene encoding uncharacterized protein LOC143362390, with product MNKTELKIVLSAEPARTASSVIHSHIPVPRISNAIKAQERCPPARRGSFEKLSRGVSVAAQKASFEKLDASVQLRPRNNNLSASSIEVRNEDRPAVNNWKTSCESMPKLTRSNSLESKWKSKYEESEKRRKLLLQKSEAANRDYADLEKKFQQLQRQNSTLQSQVQEREQKLQKMRTVSEAVCKEYGQLKHQYDVETGAMHKAMQQASQWYRQNRELKRRSQIITQKLMQNNAEGSLDLELPDEVDSNFEDVDQLRETVRELSKDIARLQTELHSAKLQEFEAQEQVTHLTTQLDEERTLRQKYEDKVNEMKVQKENMARVTKMVAEEVQALKVQCDRERENAKIIKIEAERAIKERNVLAHQSALLMAEVGDDANGRLLTVLQEVESLKRLLEEEQQSHASHIQMLEEKLEEKESNVEFEIVEEKLKLAESELDMATQRAERAEKSVEDLENVVQSLKAKIGEMEEKLSRPPPPPVPPPPPPPMFANGAQSSIKLLTKEKMNSERDAVADMENMLGIAKKTPTVTQQPVIDDIINQIKGGRFTLKQTDKQREEQRRRRQEEENAPPAVSEMLNILGTMRRRAKPVKQPFPTTDASP from the exons ATGAACAAAACGGAACTGAAGATTGTCCTGAGCGCGGAGCCGGCGCGGACGGCCTCGAGCGTAATTCACTCGCACATACCGGTGCCGAGGATATCGAACGCGATTAAGGCCCAGGAGAGGTGTCCCCCGGCCCGGCGAGGATCCTTCGAGAAGCTGTCGAGAGGCGTCTCGGTGGCGGCCCAAAAGGCGTCCTTCGAGAAGCTCGACGCTTCCGTTCAGCTCCGGCCGAGGAACAACAATCTGTCGGCCTCGAGCATCGAGGTACGCAACGAGGATAGGCCCGCCGTTAACAATTGGAAGACCAGCTGCGAATCGATGCCGAAACTGACACGCAGCAACAGCCTCGAGAGCAAGTGGAAAAGCAAGTACGAGGAATCGGAGAAGAGGCGGAAATTGTTGCTGCAGAAGAGCGAGGCCG CGAACAGGGACTATGCCGATCTGGAGAAGAAATTCCAGCAACTGCAGAGACAGAACAGCACTCTGCAGTCGCAGGTGCAGGAGAGGGAGCAGAAACTGCAGAAAATGCGCACCG TTTCCGAGGCGGTGTGCAAAGAGTACGGACAGTTGAAGCACCAGTACGACGTGGAGACGGGCGCGATGCACAAAGCGATGCAACAGGCGTCGCAG TGGTACCGGCAGAACCGCGAGCTGAAACGAAGGTCACAGATCATAACGCAGAAGCTGATGCAGAACAACGCCGAAGGGTCGTTGGATCTCGAGTTGCCGGACGAGGTGGACTCCAACTTCGAGGACGTCGATCAGCTTCGAGAAACAGTGAGAG aaTTGAGCAAAGACATAGCCAGGCTGCAGACGGAGCTGCATTCGGCCAAGCTGCAAGAGTTCGAGGCGCAGGAACAGGTGACGCACTTGACGACACAGTTGGACGAAGAGAGGACTCTCAGGCAAAAAT ATGAGGATAAGGTGAACGAGATGAAGGTGCAGAAGGAGAACATGGCGAGGGTGACGAAGATGGTGGCCGAAGAGGTGCAGGCGTTGAAGGTGCAATGCGACCGTGAAAGGGAGAACGCGAAGATCATCAAGATCGAGGCAGAGAGG GCGATCAAGGAAAGGAACGTGCTGGCCCATCAGAGCGCACTTCTGATGGCCGAAGTCGGCGACGACGCGAACGGAAGGCTGTTGACCGTTCTCCAAGAGGTCGAGTCGTTGAAGAGACTGCTGGAAGAGGAGCAACAGAGCCACGCTTCTCACATACAGATGCTCGAGGAGAAGCTGGAGGAGAAGGAATCTAACGTGGAGTTCGAGATAGTGGAGGAGAAGCTGAAGTTGGCGGAATCCGAGCTGGACATGGCCACGCAGAGGGCAGAAAGGGCAGAGAAGTCGGTGGAGGATCTGGAGAACGTGGTTCAGAGTTTGAAGGCGAAGATCGGCGAAATGGAGGAGAAGCTTTCTAGACCACCCCCGCCGCCGGTGCCACCTCCACCACCGCCACCGATGTTCGCTAATGGTGCGCAATCGTCGATCAAATTGCTGACGAAGGAGAAGATGAATTCGGAGCGCGACGCGGTCGCGGACATGGAGAACATGCTTGGAATCGCGAAGAAGACACCGACGGTTACTCAACAGCCTG TCATCGACGACATCATCAACCAAATCAAAGGAGGACGATTTACATTGAAACAGACGGAC AAGCAGAGAGAGGAACAAAGGAGGAGGCGACAGGAAGAGGAGAATGCACCACCAGCGGTCTCCGAGATGCTGAATATCCTAGGCACCATGAGAAGAAGAGCGAAACCCGTGAAGCAACCCTTCCCAACCACGGACGCGTCTCCGTAG
- the LOC143362569 gene encoding hexosaminidase D has translation MTRLRGRASLMVIVTISFALLIVTYHILSNEVEDISSNKLNPRLKIEEVYPLSDLTEDPRYIAKKQQIEAQILGMLKSGGGPLFNDMNNGKSYGDTLPLFKGHKIVHLDLKGAPPKVSYYKYLFKLLKKLGGTGVLLEYEDMFPFDGNLRNISAGNSYSMKDIQDIQEVAEDNKLMVIPLVQTFGHMEFVLKLDTYKDYREVPHYPQALCPTYNKTLPLIYEMIDQVVAMHPKVKHLHIGADEVYQIGECTRCLETMVKRQWGKKQLFLDHVSKVARYIKDKYPEVTILMWDDEFREIFPQEIIDRGLHLLVEPVIWKYTTDPAATLTDQLWESYGSIWKNVWVATAFKGATAPDRYYTELPYHMENHQRWLEIISRYSNQITFKGVMLTGWQRYDHFSVLCELLPVALPSLAVNLAILRAPDLTGFPVDVPASVMQALRCEGIISLSIPEPQYGWTKCKYQGAAIYANILRLISLTQEVAKMEQDNTFKGWLKPYNIKHSFSSPSHVERAIADLDRHKMELLYIEKEMRAAMQDIYDNYTIQEWVETYLAPLNDKFTELWEAKTKILEKNAWPRRPLKNSEL, from the coding sequence ATGACGCGACTAAGAGGCAGAGCCTCTTTAATGGTAATCGTAACGATCAGCTTCGCCCTGCTGATCGTTACTTATCACATTCTCAGTAACGAGGTCGAGGACATCTCCTCCAACAAGTTAAATCCACGATTGAAAATAGAGGAGGTTTACCCGTTGAGCGACCTCACGGAGGATCCTCGCTACATCGCGAAGAAGCAGCAAATAGAGGCTCAAATTCTGGGCATGCTGAAAAGCGGAGGCGGTCCGCTGTTCAACGACATGAACAATGGCAAGTCGTATGGAGACACCTTGCCTCTGTTCAAGGGCCATAAAATCGTGCACCTGGACTTGAAGGGTGCTCCACCGAAAGTAAGTTACTACAAGTACCTGTTCAAATTGCTCAAAAAATTAGGTGGCACAGGCGTGCTCCTAGAATACGAAGATATGTTCCCGTTCGATGGGAATCTGAGAAACATCAGTGCCGGGAACAGCTATTCCATGAAGGATATCCAAGACATCCAGGAAGTAGCCGAAGACAACAAGCTGATGGTAATCCCGCTGGTACAAACCTTTGGTCACATGGAGTTCGTACTTAAGCTGGACACGTACAAAGACTATCGAGAAGTACCGCATTATCCCCAAGCTCTTTGCCCCACTTACAACAAAACGCTTCCGTTGATTTACGAAATGATCGACCAAGTGGTGGCCATGCATCCCAAGGTGAAACACTTGCATATAGGGGCTGACGAAGTATACCAAATCGGAGAATGCACCAGGTGTCTGGAAACAATGGTGAAAAGACAGTGGGGCAAGAAGCAGTTGTTCTTGGACCACGTGTCCAAAGTAGCTAGGTATATTAAGGATAAGTATCCAGAGGTCACGATCCTCATGTGGGACGACGAGTTTAGAGAGATTTTCCCACAGGAGATTATAGACAGAGGACTGCACTTGCTGGTGGAACCAGTTATCTGGAAGTACACTACCGATCCTGCGGCGACCTTGACCGATCAGCTGTGGGAGAGCTATGGATCAATTTGGAAGAACGTCTGGGTGGCCACGGCCTTCAAGGGGGCTACAGCGCCGGACAGATACTACACGGAGCTACCCTATCACATGGAGAACCACCAGCGCTGGTTAGAGATCATCAGTAGGTATTCTAACCAGATCACGTTCAAGGGCGTGATGCTGACGGGTTGGCAACGGTACGACCACTTCAGCGTGCTCTGCGAACTGCTACCCGTTGCTCTGCCGTCGTTGGCTGTGAACCTGGCGATCCTGCGAGCCCCGGATCTCACCGGGTTCCCTGTAGACGTACCTGCATCCGTGATGCAAGCGTTGCGCTGCGAGGGCATCATTTCCCTGAGCATCCCGGAGCCTCAGTACGGCTGGACCAAGTGCAAGTATCAGGGCGCGGCGATCTATGCCAACATCTTGCGGCTGATCTCACTGACCCAGGAGGTCGCCAAGATGGAGCAGGACAACACCTTCAAAGGCTGGCTGAAACCGTACAACATCAAGCACTCTTTCTCCAGCCCTAGCCACGTGGAGCGCGCGATCGCCGACCTGGACAGGCACAAGATGGAACTGCTCTATATCGAGAAGGAGATGAGAGCCGCCATGCAAGACATctacgacaattatactattcAAGAGTGGGTAGAGACGTACCTGGCCCCGTTGAACGATAAGTTCACCGAGCTCTGGGAGGCGAAAACGAAAATACTCGAGAAAAACGCGTGGCCCAGGAGACCGTTGAAGAACTCGGAGTTGTAG
- the LOC143362579 gene encoding ras-related protein Rab-28 has product MSDVEEEMVAKGLKIVLVGDSGSGKTSIAQKFCHNEFTRQYTPTSGIDFFLKNLSIGYYRNVNLHLWDVGGLALHGNMLDKYVFGAHIILLVYDVTNTFSFEILEDWIDKIRKVNDNIEEAPLMAIVGNKCDMEHQRSVKRDRSHKFAADNGFPSQDVSARTGEAVSLCIVNLAAQILGVRLTKTDQDYHKPIIIAEIGDTVDMSTIQKVVKRIPTKKQSHLPFHPHFPQSKSAVCVLQ; this is encoded by the exons ATGTCCGACGTCGAGGAGGAGATGGTCGCGAAGGGCCTCAAAATCGTCCTGGTCGGCGATTCCGGCTCCGGCAAA ACGAGCATCGCCCAGAAGTTCTGCCACAACGAGTTCACCAGACAGTACACGCCGACGTCCGGAATCGACTTTTTCCTGAAGAATCTGAGCATAGGCTACTACAGGAACGTGAACCTGCACCTGTGGGACGTGGGCGGCCTCGCGCTTCACGGGAACATGCTGGATAAATACGTGTTCGGCGCTCAC ATCATTCTACTGGTGTACGACGTGACGAACACGTTCAGCTTCGAAATCCTAGAGGACTGGATCGACAAGATACGAAAAGTGAACGACAACATCGAGGAGGCACCGCTGATGGCCATAGTGGGCAACAAGTGCGACATGGAGCATCAGAGATCGGTGAAAAGGGACCGAAGCCATAAGTTCGCCGCCGACAATGGGTTCCCGTCGCAAGACGTGTCCGCGAGAACCGGGGAAGCG GTCTCCCTGTGCATAGTGAACCTGGCAGCGCAGATCTTAGGCGTGCGACTGACGAAAACCGACCAGGACTATCACAAGCCCATAATCATCGCGGAGATAGGCGACACGGTGGACATGAGCACGATCCAGAAGGTCGTCAAGAGGATCCCGACGAAAAAGCAAAGCCACCTTCCCTTCCACCCCCATTTTCCGCAATCGAAGTCGGCGGTGTGCGTGTTGCAGTGA